CGTCAGCCTGGTCCTGGCGGCGGGTGCCGCCGCCTGCGGGCCGAAGGACAACGATGCCAAGGGTGCCGGCGGCGACTCCACGCCCCACAAGGGCGGCACCCTCACGGTCTTGAACGCCAACCCCCAGCAGGACTTCGACCCGGCGCGCCTGTACACCTCCGGCGGCGGCAACGTCCCGTCCCTGGTCTTCCGTACGCTCACCACCCGCAACCGCGAGGACGGCGCCGCCGGCACCGAGGTCGTCCCCGACCTCGCCACCGACACCGGACGCCCCAGCAAGGACGCGACCGTGTGGACGTACACGCTGAAGAAGGGGCTCACGTACGAGGACGGCACCCCGATCACCTCGGCCGACATCAAGTACGGCATCGAGCGCTCCTTCGCCCCCGAGCTGTCGGGCGGCGCCCCCTACCTGCGTGACTGGCTGGTCGGGGCCGCCGGCTACCAGGGTCCGTACAAGGACAAGAAGGGCCTCGACGCGATCGAGACGCCGGACGAGCGGACCATCGTCTTCCATCTGAACAAGCCCGAGGGCGAGTTCCCGTACCTCGCCACGCAGACGCAGTTCGCGCCCGTCCCGAAGAGCAAGGACACGGGGACGAAGTACGAGGAGCACCCGGTCTCGTCCGGGCCGTACCGGGTCGTGAGGAACGACAACGACGGTGAGCGGCTGGTCCTGGAGCGCAACACGCACTGGTCCGCCGCGACCGACGCCGAACGCAAGGCCTACCCGGACAGGATCGACGTACGGTCCGGGCTCGACTCGTCGGTGATCAACCAGCGGCTGTCCGCGTCCCAGGGAGCGGACGCCGCCGCCGTCACCACGGACACCAACCTCGGGCCGGCCGAGCTGGCCAAGGTCACCGGCGACAAGGACCTCGCCTCGCGCGTCGGCACCGGACACTTCGGCTACACCAACTACATCGCGTTCAACCCGTCCATCAAGCCGTTCGACAACGTCAAGGTGCGGCAGGCGATCTCGTACGCCATCGATCGGTCGTCCGTGATCAACGCCGCCGGCGGTTCGGCGCTCGCCGAGCCGGCGACGACTTTCCTGCCCGACCAGAAGTCCTTCGGATACACGCCGTACGACCATTTCCCGGCGGGGAAGGGCGGGGATCCGGAGAAGGCCAAGGAGCTGCTGAAGGAAGCCGGTCACCCGAACGGGCTCACCGTCACGCTGACGCACTCCAACGCCAAGGACTTCGAGACCAGCCCGGAGATCGCGACCGCGATCCAGGACGCGCTGAAGAAGGCCGGCATCACGGTCAAGCTCCAGGGCCTGGAGGAGAACGACTACTCCGACAAGATCCACAACGTGAAGACCGAGCCGGGCTTCTTCCTCGCCCACTGGGGCGCCGACTGGCCCTCCGGCGGTCCCTTCCTCGCCCCGATCTTCGACGGCCGCCAGATCGTCAAGGACGGCGCGAACTTCAACACCGGGCTGCTGAACGACAAGTCGGTCAATGCCGAGGTTGATGCGATCAACAAGTTGACGGATCTTGACCAGGCCGCCAAGAGGTGGGGTGCGCTGGACAAGAAGATCGGCGAGAAGGCCCTGACCGTCCCGCTGTTCCACCCCGTCTACAAGCGCCTGTACGGCGAGGACGTCAAGAACATCGTGATCAGCGACTGGACCGGTGTGCTGGACATCTCGCAGGTCGCGGTCAAGTAGTCAATGGGCCGGTCAAGCAATCATGAGTGAGACCCTGTTGGCCTCGCGGGCCGCCGGGACGGACGCGTTCGTCCCGGCGGTCTCGGGGGCCCGTCAGTTCTGGCGGCGGCTGCGTGCGCGGCGCGCCGCCCTCGTCGCGGCGGCCGTCGTCGCGCTGCTCGTCCTGGTCGCGCTCGCCGCGCCGCTCCTCACGGCCGTCGAGGGCCAGGACCCGACCACCTACCACCCCTCCCTGGTGGACTCCGCGCGCGGGGGCGTGCCCATCGGGCCGCTCGGCGGCATCAGCGGCGACCACTGGCTCGGTGTCGAACCGCAGACCGGGCGCGATCTCTTCGCCCGGCTGACGTACGGCGCGCGCGTGTCGCTGGGCGTCGCGCTGGCGGCGACCGTCGTGCAGGTCGCCATCGGGATCACCATGGGTGTCGCCGCCGCGCTCGGGAAGCGATGGGTTGATCAACTGTTGAGCCGGTTCACGGACGTCATCGTCGCCATGCCGCTCATGATCATGTCGTTGGCGCTGCTCGCGATCGTGCCGTCGAGCTTCCCGCGGCCCGTGCTCGTCGCACTCGTCATCGGCCTGATCGGCTGGGGCAACATCGCCCGGATCGTGCGCGCGCAGACGCTCACCCTCAAGCAACTCGACCACGTCTCCGCCGCCCGGCTCAGCGGCTGGGGCACCTGGAGCATCGCCCGTCGCGAGCTGCTGCCCGGCATCGCCGCGCCCGTCATCACGTACGCCGCGCTGCTCGTCCCGTCGAACATCACCGTCGAGGCCGCGCTGTCCTTCCTCGGCGTCGGAGTGAAGCCGCCGACGCCCTCCTGGGGGCAGATGCTCACCGCCGCCGACGTCTGGTACCAGGCCGCCCCGCAGTACCTGCTGCTGCCCGCGGGCGCGCTGTTCGTCACCGTGCTGGCGCTCACCGTCCTCGGCGACGGCATCCGCACCGCGCTCGACCCGCGCGCGGCCTCACGGCTGCGGATCGGGACCGGGCGGAAGCGGGAGTCACGGGCGGCCGGGGGACGCGGGCGGGAGCCGAAGGCGGCTCAGGGGCCCGGGGCGGCCGGGGGAGGTGCGGCATGAGCGGCCTCACCGGCCTCACCGGCCTCACCGGCTTCGTCCTGCGCCGGGCCGTCGGCGCCGTGGTCACGCTGCTCGCCATCTCGGTGATCGTCTACGTCGTCTTCTACGTGACCCCCGGCAACGTCGCCCAGATCACCTGCGGCCCGCGCTGCTCACCGGAACAGGTGCACCAGGTCGCCCGGCAGCTGAACCTGGACGACCCGTTGTCCGTGCGGTACTGGCACTTCCTCCAGGGCCTCGTCGCCGGCCAGGACTACTCGACGGGCACGTCGGTGCAGCACTGCTCCGCGCCCTGCCTCGGCCTGTCGTACCAGAGCGACCAGCAGGTCACGCAGCTGATCTGGGCGAAGCTCCCGGTCAGTCTGTCCCTGGTGTCCGGCGCGATGGTGCTCTGGCTGCTCCTCGGCGTCGGGACCGGCGTGCTCTCCGCCTGGCGGCGCGGGCGGTTCTCCGAGCGTGTGCTGACCGGCGTCACCCTCGCCGGGACGGCCACCCCGGTCTTCGTCATCGGGCTGGTCCTGATGATCGTCGTCTGCGGGGAACTGCGGCTGCTGCCCTTCCCGCAGTACGTCGCCCTCACCGACGACCCCGAACAGTGGGCGTGGAACCTGCTGCTGCCCTGGCTGTCGCTGGCCCTCATCGAGGCCGCCGCGTTCGCCCGGCTGACCCGGGCGTCGATGCTGGAGACGCTGGCCGAGGACCACATCCGCACCTTCCGCGCGTACGGCGTCGGCGAACGGTCGATCGTCGGGCGGCACGCGCTGCGCGGGGCGTTCGCGCCGGTCATCGCGCT
This region of Streptomyces caelestis genomic DNA includes:
- a CDS encoding ABC transporter substrate-binding protein; the encoded protein is MPQPSVTARRVAATSVSLVLAAGAAACGPKDNDAKGAGGDSTPHKGGTLTVLNANPQQDFDPARLYTSGGGNVPSLVFRTLTTRNREDGAAGTEVVPDLATDTGRPSKDATVWTYTLKKGLTYEDGTPITSADIKYGIERSFAPELSGGAPYLRDWLVGAAGYQGPYKDKKGLDAIETPDERTIVFHLNKPEGEFPYLATQTQFAPVPKSKDTGTKYEEHPVSSGPYRVVRNDNDGERLVLERNTHWSAATDAERKAYPDRIDVRSGLDSSVINQRLSASQGADAAAVTTDTNLGPAELAKVTGDKDLASRVGTGHFGYTNYIAFNPSIKPFDNVKVRQAISYAIDRSSVINAAGGSALAEPATTFLPDQKSFGYTPYDHFPAGKGGDPEKAKELLKEAGHPNGLTVTLTHSNAKDFETSPEIATAIQDALKKAGITVKLQGLEENDYSDKIHNVKTEPGFFLAHWGADWPSGGPFLAPIFDGRQIVKDGANFNTGLLNDKSVNAEVDAINKLTDLDQAAKRWGALDKKIGEKALTVPLFHPVYKRLYGEDVKNIVISDWTGVLDISQVAVK
- a CDS encoding ABC transporter permease, producing MSETLLASRAAGTDAFVPAVSGARQFWRRLRARRAALVAAAVVALLVLVALAAPLLTAVEGQDPTTYHPSLVDSARGGVPIGPLGGISGDHWLGVEPQTGRDLFARLTYGARVSLGVALAATVVQVAIGITMGVAAALGKRWVDQLLSRFTDVIVAMPLMIMSLALLAIVPSSFPRPVLVALVIGLIGWGNIARIVRAQTLTLKQLDHVSAARLSGWGTWSIARRELLPGIAAPVITYAALLVPSNITVEAALSFLGVGVKPPTPSWGQMLTAADVWYQAAPQYLLLPAGALFVTVLALTVLGDGIRTALDPRAASRLRIGTGRKRESRAAGGRGREPKAAQGPGAAGGGAA
- a CDS encoding ABC transporter permease, with amino-acid sequence MSGLTGLTGLTGFVLRRAVGAVVTLLAISVIVYVVFYVTPGNVAQITCGPRCSPEQVHQVARQLNLDDPLSVRYWHFLQGLVAGQDYSTGTSVQHCSAPCLGLSYQSDQQVTQLIWAKLPVSLSLVSGAMVLWLLLGVGTGVLSAWRRGRFSERVLTGVTLAGTATPVFVIGLVLMIVVCGELRLLPFPQYVALTDDPEQWAWNLLLPWLSLALIEAAAFARLTRASMLETLAEDHIRTFRAYGVGERSIVGRHALRGAFAPVIALNANNVGSAIGGAVLTETLFGLPGIGQELVHAVNVVDLPVVVGMVLVIGFFVVLANAVADVLYAVADRRVVLT